The Gottschalkia purinilytica region GCCTCAGCCTCTACAGTATTGCAAAATGGTAGAATACATATAGAATTTTTGTTGTGATCTTTTATATCTTTTGATAATAGAGCCATACTATTACTATCAATATGTACTTTTGGAAATAAGAATCTCTGTTTTTCAATTATCTCTTTAGGAATCTCGTCTAAAATATCACCTTGACATTTTGTAGATATTTCGTCCATTTATTTCACCTCAATACAAATATATATTTCCTTGTATTAATAATAATTTTGATATCTAAAATAAAATTCTATTATTCTTTCTATATACCTTTAACTTACAACTAGAAAAGATTCACAATTTATCATCATTTCTACTATAAATAATAATATAAGTTACAAAATTATTATTTTTTCTAAAAAAATTAAATGCTTTATATATTATCAATTCTAATACAGTATCTCTTATAAATATAGCGTTTGTAGTGTATATCAAATTTTTTTAAATTTAATAAATAAAAGCAATTGATATTACTCATACTAATAATAAAAATTATGGAGGGATATATATGTTTGGTTTAACACCTTTTAGAAGAGGAAGAAATGATGTTTTTGATTTCTTTAATGAAATGGAAAAAAACTTTATGCAAAGCTTTAATAACGAATTCTTTAATTTTAAAACAGACATCGTTGAAAAAGAAGATAAGTTTATATTAGAAGCTGAATTACCAGGATTCAATAAAGAAAATATTGATGTTAAAGTTGATGATAATAAACTTACTATTAGTGCTAAACAAGATACAAGCACAGAAGAAAATAAAGACAATTATGTTCGTAAAGAAAGACGATATGGATCATTTGTAAGAAGCTTCGATGTATCAAATGTTAAAGTTGATGATATTAAAGCAGATTATAAAAATGGTATACTAACTCTTGAGTTACCTAAAAAAGATTCTGGCAATTCTAATGGTAAAAAAATAGATATCAATTAAAATTAAAGATGTCAGTAATAAATTAAAATGCTTAGAGTATCTATAATTAGAACACTAAGCATTTTTTATTATATTTTTAGTTATTTTACTATAAAATAAATTTTTAAGATAATAATACAATAATTTTAGTTTTTAAAATTTAGTTCCTTATATACATACTTTTCATATTTAATAGTCATATTATTTTATATCTAAAATTTTAATATAATCAACTAGCGGGTCATCAGTTCCTTGTAATTGACAGTTCTCACCTTTTAATATATTAATATAATCTATTATTTCTTTAGTTATTATTTCTCCTATACAGATCACAGGTATCCCTGGTGGGTAAGCCATAACTATTTCACCTGCTATCTCTCCTTCTGAATCTGAAAGTTTGACTAATTTCTTTTTCATATAATATGCCTCTCTTGGTGATACTATGCTATCAGGATATTTAGGTAAAAAGTTTATCTTATTATAGGGTTTTATTTTAGTTTTATCTGATATATCTTTTAAACTATTAATTAATGCCTCAAAATTTTCCTTTACATCACCAATACTTGCTATAGCAAGTATATTATTAAGGTCAGCTAGCTCAATTTGTATATTATATTCTTTTCTTAATTTTGACTCCATCTCGTATCCTGTATAACCTAAATTTCTAACATTTATACCTAACTTAGTTTCATCAAAGTTAAAGCAACCTGGATACCCCACTAGCTCTTTTCCAAATGCATATACTCCTTCTATCTTGTTAATTTCATCACGTGCCCATCTAACCATTTGTAGAGTATTTTCTAGCAATTCTCTACCTTTTATAGACATATGTTTTCTAGCTACATCCAGAGAACACATTAGTAAATATGAAGCACTTGAAGTATATATTAAATTTAAAGTTTTCTTTACTTTGTCTGGCGAAATTTTAGTATTACCCATCATAAGAACTGAACTCTGTGTTAAAGAACCACCTGTCTTATGCATACTTAATGTACTCATATCTGCTCCTGACTTCATAGCTGTTAATGGAAAATCTTCATGAAAATACATATGAGATCCATGTGCTTCATCTACTAATACTAATATATCGTGGCTATGAGCTATTTCTACTATTGTCTTTATGTCAGAGGTAAAACCATAATAAGTAGGATTTATTAAAAATAATGCTTTAACATTTGGATGAGATTTTATAGTATTTTCAATCTTCTCAACAGTTATACCATTGGCTATTCCTAGCTCCTCATTAATTTCTGGTTCTACGTAAATCGGAACTGCTCCACTTAGTATAATTCCACCTATAACAG contains the following coding sequences:
- a CDS encoding Hsp20/alpha crystallin family protein — translated: MFGLTPFRRGRNDVFDFFNEMEKNFMQSFNNEFFNFKTDIVEKEDKFILEAELPGFNKENIDVKVDDNKLTISAKQDTSTEENKDNYVRKERRYGSFVRSFDVSNVKVDDIKADYKNGILTLELPKKDSGNSNGKKIDIN
- a CDS encoding aminotransferase class I/II-fold pyridoxal phosphate-dependent enzyme encodes the protein MKNIDQNLTPLFDAVKKYIDDEVIPFHVPGHKHGKGIPELMNYLGKRVLNMDVNGMEDLDYFNNPTGVIYESERLLADAFGAQKAFFLVNGTTSGIQAMIMSACKPGDKIIIPRNAHKSVIGGIILSGAVPIYVEPEINEELGIANGITVEKIENTIKSHPNVKALFLINPTYYGFTSDIKTIVEIAHSHDILVLVDEAHGSHMYFHEDFPLTAMKSGADMSTLSMHKTGGSLTQSSVLMMGNTKISPDKVKKTLNLIYTSSASYLLMCSLDVARKHMSIKGRELLENTLQMVRWARDEINKIEGVYAFGKELVGYPGCFNFDETKLGINVRNLGYTGYEMESKLRKEYNIQIELADLNNILAIASIGDVKENFEALINSLKDISDKTKIKPYNKINFLPKYPDSIVSPREAYYMKKKLVKLSDSEGEIAGEIVMAYPPGIPVICIGEIITKEIIDYINILKGENCQLQGTDDPLVDYIKILDIK